A genomic region of Gemmata massiliana contains the following coding sequences:
- a CDS encoding sigma-54 interaction domain-containing protein yields MGSSRRLVIVAQDQRLASVVQSHLHRAIQVTAPIVRYEDVPNLLTPETDGDLLLLASDPADASAVETVVRETKVQHLPAGLSVLETDVVRASGKLDPLNPYIAERFVWPHHPRELTAWAHRALAPGTPFADPATESVAETIRRRLINHTPSLTAMVEQLCIASAHDVTVLIEGETGTGKTFLAKLVHDCSERRANRFLVVSCGTLSGNLIASEFFGHAKGAFTSADAVKVGKFAAAGEGTILLDEIDTLGLEHQANLLRVIETGEFEPVGSNETQLCRARIVAATNWNLADAVERGTFRRDLYYRLHVLSFQLPALRYRPEDIGPLVRGMVAKYGTKYSKRLFSVCPEALRALEAFPWPGNIRQLENVVQQAVLTSAGNELKVHHLSPQVFSRTDAPTVMMPLPTGFDGTLKQTREATERANILRALEKANQSRTRAAQMLGVSRVTLYKKMRAYNLLKKDAPVTYPFDEFNQRAGNA; encoded by the coding sequence ATGGGTTCTTCCCGCCGGCTCGTCATTGTCGCACAGGACCAGCGCCTCGCCTCTGTGGTGCAAAGCCACCTGCACCGGGCCATCCAAGTCACGGCCCCGATTGTTCGCTACGAAGACGTCCCGAACCTGCTCACGCCCGAAACGGACGGCGACCTGCTCCTGCTCGCCTCCGACCCGGCCGACGCATCGGCCGTCGAAACGGTCGTGCGCGAAACGAAGGTCCAGCACCTTCCCGCCGGGCTGTCCGTCCTCGAAACCGATGTGGTCCGCGCGAGCGGCAAACTCGACCCACTGAACCCGTACATCGCCGAGCGGTTCGTGTGGCCGCACCACCCGCGCGAGCTGACCGCCTGGGCGCACCGCGCCCTCGCCCCCGGCACCCCGTTCGCCGACCCCGCCACCGAGAGCGTCGCCGAGACGATCCGCCGGCGCCTCATCAACCACACACCCTCGCTGACCGCGATGGTCGAACAGTTGTGCATCGCCTCCGCGCACGACGTCACGGTGCTCATTGAGGGCGAAACCGGCACGGGCAAGACGTTCCTCGCGAAGCTCGTTCACGACTGCTCCGAGCGGCGCGCGAACCGGTTCCTCGTGGTGTCGTGCGGCACGCTCTCGGGCAACCTGATCGCCAGCGAGTTCTTCGGCCACGCGAAGGGCGCGTTCACGAGCGCCGACGCGGTGAAGGTCGGCAAGTTCGCTGCGGCCGGTGAGGGGACAATCCTGCTCGACGAGATCGACACCCTCGGACTGGAGCACCAGGCGAACTTGCTGCGGGTGATCGAGACCGGCGAGTTCGAGCCGGTGGGCAGCAACGAAACGCAACTGTGCCGGGCGCGCATCGTGGCCGCGACGAACTGGAACCTCGCGGACGCGGTCGAGCGCGGGACGTTCCGCCGCGACCTGTACTACCGGCTCCACGTGCTCAGCTTCCAACTGCCGGCGCTGCGCTACCGCCCGGAGGACATCGGCCCGCTCGTGCGCGGGATGGTCGCGAAGTACGGCACGAAGTACAGCAAGCGACTGTTCAGCGTGTGCCCGGAGGCGCTCCGCGCCCTGGAAGCGTTCCCCTGGCCGGGCAACATCCGCCAACTGGAGAACGTCGTTCAGCAAGCGGTGCTCACGAGCGCCGGGAACGAACTGAAGGTCCATCACCTGTCACCGCAAGTGTTCAGCCGCACCGACGCGCCAACTGTAATGATGCCCCTGCCGACCGGGTTCGATGGCACCCTGAAACAGACGCGCGAAGCGACCGAGCGCGCGAACATCCTGCGGGCGCTGGAGAAAGCGAACCAGAGCCGCACGCGGGCCGCACAGATGCTCGGCGTGAGCCGCGTGACGCTCTACAAGAAGATGCGGGCGTACAACCTCCTGAAGAAAGACGCACCGGTTACCTACCCGTTCGACGAATTCAACCAGCGCGCCGGTAACGCCTAG
- a CDS encoding GNAT family N-acetyltransferase, translating into MSDTELHYICQPTGLRPVAQAIEFLTTQEFLADEPACRRLWDLVETQFRTRSKFLAVWGGVRFVAVHRNADERADGFLLVNAPVNWQIDYVVVGPEARGQGIASALVVETANQAFLRGVPYVMLTSKASLRPLYETCGFIPIEDPAPETADLSDDLLEN; encoded by the coding sequence ATGTCTGACACCGAACTGCACTACATTTGTCAGCCGACGGGCCTGCGCCCGGTCGCCCAGGCAATCGAGTTCCTCACGACGCAGGAGTTCCTCGCCGACGAACCGGCGTGTCGGCGCTTGTGGGATCTCGTCGAAACGCAGTTCCGCACCCGCAGCAAGTTCCTCGCGGTGTGGGGCGGGGTACGGTTCGTGGCGGTCCACCGCAACGCCGACGAGCGCGCGGACGGGTTCCTGCTCGTGAACGCGCCAGTGAACTGGCAGATCGACTACGTCGTGGTCGGTCCCGAGGCGCGCGGTCAGGGGATCGCGTCCGCTCTCGTGGTCGAAACGGCCAATCAAGCGTTCCTGCGGGGCGTGCCTTACGTCATGCTGACCAGCAAGGCGAGCCTGCGACCGCTCTACGAAACGTGCGGGTTCATCCCGATCGAAGACCCCGCGCCCGAAACCGCGGACCTGTCGGACGATCTGCTCGAAAACTAG
- the glmS gene encoding glutamine--fructose-6-phosphate transaminase (isomerizing), which translates to MCGIVGFTGRREASPILLEGLRRLEYRGYDSAGLVTSTGSQLHLRKKAGRLSELGKVVSAHPAPGCHGISHTRWATHGGATDNNSHPHLNETNDIALVHNGVIENFAALKHQLQTSGVQFRSDTDTEVLAHLISHYYHGDLVTAVRQALALVKGTYGIAVIAKAEPGVIVGARLGSPLVVGVGADGTYLASDANALAGFAEKVVYLTDRQICVLSETDWEVRDQDLSPVSVSVSDIKNFLGDGDAEKGAFPHFMLKEIYEQPETLANAMRGRLEADNATAHFGGLNLGAQQLRQIDRVVMTACGTSYHAALVGEYLFEEFARVPVEVEYASELRYRNPPMDRNTVVLALTQSGETADTLAALRESKRMGHTTLAICNAVGSSIAREADGGVYLHAGPEIGVASTKAFTSQVAVLAMLALYLGRTRHLSSTQGQRIIAELQALPGVIRKTLECHDQVKLVAQKYAGAKNVLYLGRQYLYPVALEGALKLKEISYIHAEGYPAAEMKHGPIALVDENTPSVFLVPRGNVFDKVMSNMQEIKARGGPVIAIASAGDHEVSAVADDVIEIPDVPEYLQPIVTAIPLQLLAYEIALLCGCDVDKPRNLAKSVTVE; encoded by the coding sequence ATGTGCGGCATCGTCGGATTCACCGGGCGCCGGGAAGCGTCACCGATCCTGCTCGAAGGTTTGCGCCGGCTGGAGTACCGCGGGTACGACAGTGCGGGCCTCGTCACGAGCACCGGGAGCCAGTTGCACCTGCGCAAGAAGGCCGGGCGCCTCAGCGAACTTGGCAAGGTCGTCTCCGCGCACCCCGCCCCGGGGTGTCACGGCATCAGCCACACGCGCTGGGCCACCCACGGCGGCGCCACCGACAACAACTCCCACCCGCACCTGAACGAAACAAACGACATCGCGCTCGTCCACAACGGCGTGATCGAGAACTTCGCCGCGCTGAAGCACCAGCTCCAAACGTCGGGCGTGCAGTTCCGCTCGGACACCGACACCGAGGTACTCGCGCACCTCATCAGTCACTACTACCACGGCGACCTCGTGACCGCGGTGCGGCAGGCGCTCGCACTGGTGAAGGGCACCTACGGCATCGCGGTGATCGCGAAGGCGGAACCCGGGGTGATTGTCGGCGCGCGCCTGGGTAGCCCGCTCGTCGTCGGGGTCGGTGCGGACGGCACTTATCTGGCCAGTGACGCGAACGCGCTGGCCGGGTTCGCCGAGAAGGTGGTGTACCTCACTGACCGGCAGATTTGCGTGCTCTCCGAAACGGACTGGGAGGTTCGCGATCAGGATCTGTCGCCGGTATCGGTGTCGGTCAGCGACATCAAGAACTTCCTGGGCGATGGCGACGCAGAAAAAGGTGCGTTCCCGCACTTCATGCTGAAGGAAATCTACGAGCAGCCCGAAACGCTCGCTAACGCGATGCGCGGGCGCCTCGAAGCGGACAACGCGACCGCGCACTTCGGTGGCCTGAACCTGGGTGCCCAACAGCTCCGCCAGATCGACCGGGTGGTGATGACCGCGTGCGGCACGAGCTACCACGCGGCCCTCGTCGGCGAGTACCTGTTTGAAGAGTTCGCGCGGGTGCCGGTGGAAGTCGAGTACGCGAGCGAGTTGCGTTACCGGAACCCGCCGATGGACCGCAACACGGTCGTGCTCGCGCTGACCCAGAGTGGGGAAACCGCCGATACTCTGGCTGCGCTGCGCGAGAGCAAGCGCATGGGCCACACGACGCTGGCCATCTGCAATGCGGTCGGGAGCTCGATCGCGCGCGAAGCCGACGGCGGGGTGTACCTGCACGCGGGACCGGAAATCGGGGTCGCGAGCACCAAGGCGTTTACCTCGCAAGTGGCCGTGCTCGCGATGCTGGCCCTGTACCTGGGGCGCACGCGGCACCTGTCGAGCACCCAGGGCCAGCGCATCATCGCCGAACTGCAGGCGCTCCCGGGCGTGATCCGCAAGACGTTGGAGTGCCACGACCAAGTGAAGCTCGTGGCCCAGAAGTACGCGGGTGCCAAGAACGTGCTGTACCTGGGGCGCCAGTACCTGTACCCGGTGGCCCTCGAGGGCGCGCTGAAACTCAAGGAGATCAGCTACATCCACGCCGAGGGGTACCCGGCCGCGGAGATGAAGCACGGGCCGATCGCGCTGGTCGACGAGAACACACCGAGCGTGTTCCTGGTCCCGCGCGGGAACGTGTTCGACAAGGTCATGTCCAACATGCAGGAGATCAAGGCCCGCGGGGGGCCGGTGATCGCCATCGCCAGCGCCGGGGACCACGAGGTTTCGGCCGTGGCCGACGACGTGATCGAGATCCCCGACGTGCCCGAGTACCTCCAGCCCATCGTCACCGCGATCCCGCTCCAGCTCCTCGCCTACGAGATCGCGCTCCTGTGCGGGTGCGACGTCGACAAGCCCCGAAATCTCGCCAAGAGCGTCACCGTCGAGTAA
- a CDS encoding acyl-CoA desaturase, which produces MQTALVAPPATGTLRPFWYRATRVALALCPLIAVHLALFAIPFVEFTVWSVVAIFVVTRITGLGITAGFHRYFSHHSFKTSRWFQFLLAVAGCTALQKGPLWWVAHHRLHHKHSDTPADPHSPVVNGFFHGHVGWLFTRDLMKPDERPVRDLAKYPELVWLDRLWMIPGILLAAACFAVLGWNGLIYGFCLSVVLVFQVTFAVNSIGHLFGKQRFDTGEGSRNNLVLGYLAMGDGWHNNHHRAPYSARHGFAWYEFDVCYRFIRLLARLGLVWGVKEPPAELRFGRVAHEPEAKAEPVAGSS; this is translated from the coding sequence ATGCAGACCGCTCTCGTCGCGCCGCCGGCCACCGGCACGCTCCGCCCGTTTTGGTACCGCGCCACGCGCGTCGCACTCGCGCTGTGCCCGCTGATCGCGGTCCACCTCGCGCTCTTCGCGATCCCGTTCGTCGAGTTCACCGTCTGGTCGGTCGTGGCCATCTTTGTTGTCACCCGGATCACCGGATTGGGGATCACCGCCGGGTTCCACCGCTACTTCTCGCACCACTCGTTCAAGACGTCGCGCTGGTTCCAGTTCCTGCTCGCGGTTGCGGGTTGCACGGCGCTCCAAAAAGGCCCGCTGTGGTGGGTCGCTCACCACCGGCTCCACCACAAGCACTCGGACACGCCCGCCGACCCACACTCTCCGGTCGTGAACGGCTTCTTTCACGGGCACGTCGGGTGGCTGTTCACGCGCGACCTGATGAAGCCGGACGAGCGCCCCGTTCGCGACCTCGCGAAGTACCCGGAACTGGTCTGGCTGGACCGATTGTGGATGATCCCGGGCATACTGCTGGCGGCGGCGTGCTTCGCGGTCCTGGGATGGAACGGGCTGATCTACGGGTTCTGCCTGAGCGTGGTGCTGGTGTTCCAGGTCACGTTCGCGGTGAACTCGATCGGCCATTTGTTCGGCAAACAGCGGTTCGACACGGGCGAGGGCAGTCGGAATAATCTGGTTCTCGGCTACCTCGCGATGGGCGACGGGTGGCACAACAACCACCACCGGGCACCGTATTCCGCGCGGCACGGGTTCGCGTGGTACGAGTTCGACGTGTGCTACCGATTCATTCGGCTACTCGCGCGGCTGGGGCTGGTGTGGGGCGTGAAGGAACCACCGGCCGAACTACGATTCGGCCGCGTGGCGCACGAACCAGAAGCGAAGGCGGAACCGGTGGCCGGAAGTTCGTGA
- a CDS encoding glycosyltransferase family protein, which produces MRGRWVDALWLLAFGAASSAWCLTAAAQFGATFDEPLYVKAGLTSWRTGSNKLLMRAGTMPLPVDVQTLPVYVWEQYRGHEFDPLFELHTVLPVCRATNLVFWWLTLIYSMGLGRAFGGSWGGRLAVALVACDPNFLGHAALATTDIALLACMLMLVYHFSYCYTPEANWKRRVLVPGLLYGLAITAKASAMVFGTQAMIVLGLWNLAKAGALTPPPGSSLWGKVSHLWHATYQFRKDSVAIGFIGFVFVFGYCGCDWGTEPTFIKWADALPEGDLKRVMVPVSRELKIFTNAGEALVHQIKHNVRGHGTYLLGEWHARATPAYFPLALSMKVPLPAIALLLAALVVHPRRLLIPPIGVALILLAFTPNCRVQIGIRFVFVLMALTYITTGVAIARGWAEQRAGARVVPRWLVAGLLAAFAGTAAWVWPHGLSYFNQAWGGTPVGSTLLHDSNYDWGHGLPELRAWNTQHNNNEPLAIWYYGSDPDIMYPPLAWLNLSWLPLVSDDDMTHYCQTKFVAVSVAILSNNPAPTPQHKVRLEWVRARKPVARTTHFYIYQVRE; this is translated from the coding sequence ATGCGGGGTCGGTGGGTCGATGCGCTGTGGCTGCTCGCGTTCGGGGCCGCGTCGTCGGCCTGGTGCCTGACCGCCGCGGCGCAGTTCGGGGCCACGTTCGACGAGCCGCTCTACGTCAAAGCCGGCCTCACCAGTTGGCGCACCGGCAGCAACAAGCTGCTCATGCGCGCCGGCACCATGCCGCTGCCGGTCGACGTTCAAACGCTGCCGGTGTACGTATGGGAGCAGTACCGCGGGCACGAATTCGACCCGCTGTTCGAGCTGCACACCGTTCTGCCGGTCTGTCGCGCAACGAACCTCGTTTTCTGGTGGCTCACGCTCATTTATTCGATGGGCCTCGGGCGCGCGTTCGGCGGGTCGTGGGGCGGGCGGCTCGCGGTCGCGCTGGTCGCGTGCGACCCGAACTTTCTCGGGCACGCGGCCCTCGCCACCACGGATATTGCGCTGCTGGCGTGCATGTTGATGCTTGTCTACCACTTCTCCTACTGCTACACGCCTGAAGCAAACTGGAAGCGCCGGGTGCTCGTACCCGGGTTGTTGTACGGACTGGCGATCACCGCTAAAGCTTCGGCAATGGTGTTCGGAACGCAGGCGATGATCGTACTGGGTCTGTGGAACCTCGCGAAAGCGGGTGCTCTCACTCCGCCCCCGGGAAGCTCGCTTTGGGGGAAAGTCTCGCACCTGTGGCACGCGACGTACCAGTTCCGCAAGGACTCGGTCGCGATCGGCTTCATCGGTTTCGTGTTCGTGTTCGGTTACTGCGGGTGCGATTGGGGCACGGAACCAACGTTCATCAAATGGGCCGACGCGCTCCCGGAAGGTGACCTGAAGCGGGTCATGGTGCCGGTCAGCCGCGAACTGAAGATCTTCACGAACGCGGGCGAGGCGCTGGTTCACCAGATCAAGCACAACGTGCGCGGGCACGGCACGTACCTGCTCGGCGAGTGGCACGCGCGGGCGACGCCGGCGTACTTCCCGCTCGCGCTCAGCATGAAGGTGCCGCTTCCTGCGATCGCGCTACTCCTCGCCGCGCTCGTCGTACACCCGCGCCGGTTGCTGATACCACCGATCGGTGTCGCGCTGATCCTGCTCGCATTCACTCCAAATTGCCGCGTGCAGATCGGCATCCGCTTCGTGTTCGTGCTCATGGCCCTCACGTACATCACGACCGGCGTTGCGATTGCACGCGGGTGGGCCGAACAGCGCGCGGGCGCGCGCGTCGTGCCGCGCTGGTTGGTGGCCGGGCTGCTCGCCGCGTTCGCCGGGACCGCCGCGTGGGTGTGGCCGCACGGCTTGAGCTACTTCAATCAGGCGTGGGGCGGGACGCCGGTCGGGAGCACGCTCCTCCACGACTCGAACTACGATTGGGGGCACGGGCTGCCCGAACTGCGGGCGTGGAACACGCAGCACAACAACAACGAGCCGCTCGCGATCTGGTACTACGGCAGCGACCCGGACATCATGTACCCGCCGCTCGCGTGGCTGAACTTGAGTTGGCTCCCGCTCGTGTCGGACGACGACATGACCCACTACTGCCAAACCAAGTTCGTTGCGGTTTCGGTCGCTATTCTCAGTAACAATCCCGCGCCCACGCCGCAGCACAAGGTGCGCCTCGAATGGGTGCGGGCGCGGAAGCCGGTCGCGCGCACGACGCACTTCTACATCTACCAAGTGCGCGAGTGA
- a CDS encoding HAD family hydrolase, producing the protein MQLPSSAELINPTVRRGPFRVALFDFDGTLSLIREGWPRVMIDLMLDRLREQRLITEPEPQCAAHLESFVMALNGHPTVRQMERFAVEVTERGGTPAETTAYLQQYIDRLMSVVHGRWDAIESRRAKPSEWVVPNAHGILRNLQERGVPLFVASGTDLAHVSREVELLELLPHVGGRVYAPKNNDATFRKRDVIERAVRELAVRGDELIGFGDGVVETQEVKRAGGVAVGVASSEAGVRGVNATKRETLIAAGADIIIPDYEHANELLAWLWN; encoded by the coding sequence ATGCAACTCCCCTCTTCCGCCGAACTCATCAACCCCACCGTGCGCCGCGGACCGTTCCGGGTCGCGCTGTTCGACTTCGACGGCACGCTCTCGCTCATCCGCGAGGGATGGCCGCGCGTGATGATTGATCTGATGCTCGACCGGCTCCGCGAACAGCGCCTCATCACCGAACCGGAACCCCAGTGCGCAGCGCACCTCGAATCGTTCGTGATGGCCCTGAACGGGCACCCCACGGTTCGGCAAATGGAGCGGTTCGCGGTGGAAGTCACCGAGCGCGGCGGCACCCCAGCCGAAACGACCGCGTACCTCCAGCAGTACATCGACCGTCTGATGAGTGTGGTTCACGGGCGGTGGGACGCAATCGAATCGCGCCGCGCGAAGCCGAGCGAATGGGTCGTCCCGAACGCGCACGGCATTCTGCGCAACCTGCAAGAGCGCGGCGTTCCGCTGTTCGTGGCCAGCGGAACCGACTTGGCCCACGTTTCGCGCGAGGTGGAGTTGCTCGAACTGCTGCCGCACGTCGGCGGGCGCGTCTACGCACCAAAAAACAACGACGCGACCTTCCGCAAGCGCGACGTGATCGAGCGCGCGGTGCGCGAACTCGCGGTTCGCGGCGACGAGCTGATCGGGTTCGGCGACGGTGTGGTAGAAACGCAGGAAGTAAAGCGCGCGGGCGGAGTTGCGGTCGGCGTGGCCAGCAGTGAGGCCGGCGTGCGCGGGGTGAACGCGACCAAGCGCGAAACGCTCATCGCGGCCGGCGCGGACATTATCATCCCCGATTACGAGCACGCGAACGAGTTACTCGCGTGGCTGTGGAATTAA
- a CDS encoding polysaccharide biosynthesis/export family protein, which yields MEVRTATAGLRRTRSGAARSAFVLALVLAGCADTEFLRRTCPTPPDPKHAAERPAPTAAYQVGCPDVLEITFLDHPAWDAVAVIDVDGRLPLERPGAVRADGRTLTEIRDELAALAGCSPERVTVALAAARSARVVVYGPIRGRARIVPYQGPEPVIDFLKRIGGLPPGSKLNQVYVVRPNVAAAMRPQVFSVDVAAVLIDGNQRTNVTLRGDDQIYVGETKLSSLSRLMPDWLGTVYRRVTGLLPDDWWPFSKSRSLVE from the coding sequence GTGGAAGTTCGCACCGCGACCGCCGGTTTGCGCCGCACCCGTTCGGGGGCCGCGCGCAGTGCGTTTGTCCTCGCGCTCGTGCTCGCGGGCTGCGCGGACACCGAGTTCTTGCGCCGGACCTGTCCCACTCCGCCCGACCCGAAGCACGCAGCCGAACGGCCCGCGCCAACGGCTGCATACCAAGTCGGCTGTCCCGATGTGCTCGAAATCACGTTCCTCGATCACCCCGCATGGGACGCGGTCGCGGTCATTGATGTGGACGGGCGCCTGCCACTAGAGCGGCCGGGGGCTGTTCGCGCTGATGGCCGCACGCTCACAGAGATCCGCGACGAACTCGCAGCCCTCGCGGGGTGCTCCCCGGAGCGTGTGACAGTCGCCCTCGCAGCTGCACGCAGCGCGCGGGTCGTGGTTTACGGCCCGATCCGCGGACGGGCACGCATTGTGCCGTACCAGGGACCGGAACCGGTAATCGACTTCCTGAAGCGCATCGGCGGGCTGCCGCCCGGCTCGAAACTGAACCAGGTCTACGTGGTGCGCCCGAACGTGGCCGCTGCGATGCGCCCACAGGTGTTCAGCGTGGACGTGGCCGCGGTGCTCATCGACGGCAACCAGCGCACGAATGTGACACTCCGAGGCGACGACCAGATTTACGTCGGGGAGACGAAACTGTCGAGTCTGTCGCGTCTGATGCCGGACTGGTTGGGCACCGTGTACCGCCGCGTTACGGGCCTGCTCCCGGACGACTGGTGGCCCTTCTCGAAATCGCGCTCGTTAGTCGAGTAA
- a CDS encoding WD40 repeat domain-containing serine/threonine protein kinase, which yields MTTRRLTCPCGNAWDHPVTEPVPGDVRLICPACTIAGENTRHPESEQGDAAPPSGTVVTNAEAAANAERLRREAAQAIGPGRIISGYEIIGEINRGGMGVIYKARQPGVNRLVALKVIAPGKLDQPGTRARFKREVRASGRLSDPCIVTVFQTELDGPIPFVAMEYVPGIDLFRLVRQTGPLPVVDVVYYARQVAEGLQHAYEVHLVHRDIKPSNLMVSPSPLAPAEGRTGRLPKVKVLDMGLARVVDNSHSDPETDDLTLPGVFVGTPDYVAPEQAENPRAADTRSDLYSLGGAMYYCLTGEVPFPGKTLAAKLRKQLTEPPPSAAAKRSDVPVAVDAVIRKLMALDPNDRYQTPAELMTVLDAVLKEAPPKTGAKAAPTVSSVFAKAHDGGVNAMAPAPDGSYLLTGGGDSVLKFWHPGTLKELRTITGDIGAIEHLVIAPTGKWAATCAIRLSASDMGVQLWDLNTGSEGKRFRGPTDNISGVAISPDGKGVAAASADKMVWLWLRDATGPTTACIKGHTGAVTAVAFVAADSLLSSGIDGTVRQWDLKTGKTKGTLSAPVGPIAALAFAAKRVAVAGRDGLAIRQPGAATFQKFTGHDGSVSCCALTPDGTLLASGGTDHTVRVYRVEDGLQLATYTGHDKPVRSVAFAPTGDAVYSGDVGGILRRWPVPKAK from the coding sequence ATGACCACGCGACGCCTCACATGCCCCTGCGGAAACGCCTGGGACCACCCGGTTACCGAACCGGTCCCAGGCGACGTGCGTCTGATCTGCCCCGCTTGCACGATCGCGGGTGAAAATACGCGCCACCCCGAGTCCGAACAGGGTGACGCCGCACCCCCGTCTGGGACTGTGGTGACCAACGCCGAGGCCGCCGCAAACGCCGAGCGCCTGCGCCGCGAGGCCGCCCAAGCGATCGGCCCCGGGCGCATCATCTCCGGCTACGAGATTATTGGGGAGATCAACCGCGGTGGTATGGGCGTGATCTACAAGGCGCGCCAGCCCGGGGTGAACCGGCTCGTGGCACTGAAGGTGATCGCACCCGGCAAGCTCGACCAACCCGGCACTCGCGCCCGGTTCAAGCGCGAGGTGCGGGCATCCGGCCGGCTCAGTGACCCGTGTATCGTTACAGTCTTCCAGACCGAACTGGACGGCCCGATCCCGTTCGTCGCGATGGAGTACGTGCCGGGCATCGACCTGTTCCGTCTCGTGCGCCAGACCGGGCCGCTCCCGGTGGTCGACGTCGTGTACTACGCGCGCCAGGTCGCGGAAGGGCTTCAACACGCTTACGAGGTCCACCTCGTTCACCGCGATATCAAGCCGTCGAACCTGATGGTTAGCCCCTCCCCTCTCGCGCCAGCAGAGGGGCGCACCGGGCGGCTACCGAAGGTGAAGGTTCTCGACATGGGGCTGGCGCGGGTCGTTGACAACAGTCACTCGGACCCGGAAACGGACGACCTCACGCTCCCGGGGGTGTTCGTCGGCACGCCGGATTACGTCGCGCCCGAACAGGCCGAAAACCCGCGCGCCGCGGACACGCGGTCCGACCTCTACAGTCTCGGCGGGGCGATGTACTACTGCCTCACGGGGGAGGTGCCGTTTCCGGGCAAGACGCTGGCCGCGAAGCTCCGCAAGCAACTCACCGAACCGCCACCCTCGGCGGCAGCCAAGCGCTCCGACGTACCCGTCGCGGTGGACGCCGTCATCCGCAAGTTGATGGCGCTCGACCCGAACGACCGGTACCAGACCCCAGCCGAACTCATGACCGTACTCGACGCGGTCCTGAAAGAGGCGCCGCCGAAAACGGGCGCCAAGGCCGCGCCGACGGTCTCCTCGGTGTTCGCCAAAGCACACGACGGCGGGGTCAACGCGATGGCCCCTGCCCCGGACGGCTCGTACCTCCTCACCGGGGGCGGCGACAGCGTGCTGAAGTTCTGGCACCCGGGAACGCTGAAGGAACTCCGCACGATTACAGGTGACATCGGCGCGATCGAGCACCTCGTAATCGCCCCGACCGGCAAGTGGGCCGCGACGTGCGCGATTCGCCTGAGCGCGTCTGATATGGGCGTACAGTTGTGGGATCTAAATACGGGGAGCGAGGGGAAGCGGTTCCGCGGGCCGACGGACAACATCTCCGGTGTCGCGATCTCGCCCGACGGCAAAGGAGTCGCCGCCGCGAGCGCCGACAAGATGGTGTGGCTGTGGTTGCGCGACGCGACCGGGCCGACAACGGCGTGCATCAAGGGGCACACGGGAGCGGTGACGGCGGTCGCGTTCGTGGCCGCTGATTCGCTCCTCTCGTCCGGGATCGACGGCACCGTGCGCCAGTGGGATTTGAAGACAGGCAAGACGAAAGGCACGCTCTCGGCCCCGGTCGGTCCAATCGCGGCGCTGGCGTTTGCAGCCAAGCGCGTGGCCGTGGCGGGGCGAGACGGGCTCGCGATCCGGCAGCCGGGCGCAGCGACGTTCCAGAAATTCACCGGGCACGACGGCTCGGTGTCGTGCTGCGCCCTGACGCCCGACGGCACACTTCTCGCGAGCGGCGGCACGGACCATACGGTCCGCGTGTACCGCGTCGAAGACGGCCTGCAACTCGCGACCTACACCGGGCACGACAAACCGGTGCGCTCGGTCGCGTTCGCTCCGACCGGCGACGCGGTCTACTCCGGCGACGTGGGCGGGATTCTGCGCCGCTGGCCGGTTCCCAAGGCGAAGTGA